The following are encoded in a window of Castanea sativa cultivar Marrone di Chiusa Pesio chromosome 5, ASM4071231v1 genomic DNA:
- the LOC142634710 gene encoding ribosome-recycling factor, chloroplastic-like codes for MVAEVEYYGSPVSLKSIAHFSTPDASSLLVQPYDKSSLRAIEKAIVGSDLGMTPNNDGEVIRLTLPQLTSERRKVALRNIRRDALKACEKLEKIGLIVCIVGACQLLHDWLTKKTRAIRRRLTKRQASLKTKREKKKEMYFPMWKYAIKV; via the exons ATGGTTGCAGAA GTGGAATATTATGGAAGTCCAGTTAGCTTGAAGAGCATAGCTCATTTCAGTACTCCTGATGCAAGTTCTCTCTTGGTTCAGCCGTATGACAAATCCAG CTTAAGGGCTATAGAGAAGGCCATAGTGGGCTCTGATCTTGGTATGACTCCAAACAACGATGGAGAAGTGATAAGATTGACTCTCCCTCAACTTACATCAGAAAGGAGGAAG GTGGCATTGAGGAACATAAGAAGAGATGCTTTAAAAGCTTGCGAAAAACTTGAGAAG ATTGGACTAATTGTTTGTATTGTTGGTGCATGTCAACTATTACATGATTGGCTTACCAAGAAGACTAGGGCCATTAGGAGAAGGCTTACCAAGCGCCAG GCATCATTGAAGACTAAAcgggagaagaagaaggagatgtATTTCCCCATGTGGAAGTATGCTATCAAGGTGTAG